A genome region from Zootoca vivipara chromosome 11, rZooViv1.1, whole genome shotgun sequence includes the following:
- the UNC13B gene encoding protein unc-13 homolog B isoform X2 — MSLLCVRVKKAKLQGPPDKFNTYVTLKVQNVKSTTVAVRGDQPCWEQDFLFEISRLDLGLIVEVWNKGLIWDTMVGTAWIELKAIRQADEEGPGEWSTLEAEVLMKGHEVCGTKNPTPHQILLDTRFELPFDIPEEEAKYWTQKLKQINSLEEDDEHSFAEEVQKQPLPTAASQCSFEDHDSAVDDRDSDYRSETSNSLPPQYHTTSQPNASAHQFPVASRLQQQGVPRECCVESLHSYDLDYHERAAIRPGSLVSNGKVRIIPFDYEVGQEQEECEENYEELGKQLIEDFLEKSHRTRSSQGRKSPRLSKRENFGHHEKARYSRKACPESGNPDVPCYPEEYDTIDRRRKKKLRYNNFEECERTILQSSGNRRFSSGSIKARTEHNLYPDYDETEKWGISPIESEEQLPEYPVLRPYKNGLLVKSGKLSANQRAKHDSGSVHFDGENEIHSEQPAPSFVPLGALKEFGSCSSGVLLYSPASDDDDDEMEEIAILSQAWRESSVRHVGDLTDVRTGSAISLLPRDKNSHRTRGGKHGFLKQDLTLSPVEEPTEEYVDTMDELQCLVETVSEYLAEKEEEISKFETLPVSRNASDCASPKLAGADKLAEESAPLEQAKPAASAAEESEGSKGITEALPDLSGVKNTVSSLFSSFTEKVGSGTKHLTASVEKLVSPTPEKPEAPGQSEGGITSLFSSKPKSEGASPELKAESKLDAKLSMAPSPSVTQSRCEREAGDAKASIPEKVAGDDKAPPSAQDASANAAPSSSLDPSSVVNSVFGMFNPLKIFSEKEAPKKETAKQEEAVKVEATQASASEAKASGKAAEGSAGKPTNIGPPETSKSEAEASASSGPVSSIFGKLSSSVSSFSLKSSFESLAVPKQPSGPQKASDAPPHATSQPDKVAKEHPDMPRNPPPAGKVPESKPSEAKKETGNAPPLGQGEPPESFFSPLKKSFSQLLLPSSAPETVPKEPPAGLGKSHRSEDDVRKTSSASSEPNFPFTGKLQVPFLSGFGFSDKPPQDNKEKPGIFTSFLKAASVENLTASKDQTAPPSFSDKPLKAEEGHKSSNLEAAKMDSSKSQAVPEAPQRKEEPTRKKETSKEDGLGAPKSGDKNQGGSDTSKIAHMDQDNKHMGALDHKDSKCRGELAAPTKESDLNTTAGKPVLPGGIREDKVMDDTQKKAPQPGQGLLSGLFRRASSDHITHNLEEPNVKNETDSQKSRSAGLLSGLFRFASSENVSESMPDKAKSGSLGIMKFFERSEETSSGDKSIGSHVTPGAQESTGGKQETGRFIKNVMQRPNEKSEEGVTETAKANGHLPHLELSKMDNGHGPLPWQPVSQNALSSQPKIQVLSGQPTLYRQPTDSNIYQAVLNERSNEFLNSSLQSAKLYGHSEQHLALEETRSPSSLDWEYDAGAFSLHAHQVSLPVYYVLQQNSVPLAEFLEWPDSNDAVVNLCKKDGNANVVDWRSNANFDALSVDFSVMSHESFDQLDLQDFSLEETEMWATHSLNGNFPPFDDFSCILEEMPMDLSYSSACDGNMWTLIDQESLSLEGSFVYSSYSQEYQDWLMLLEKGVWWPSEDGDCGYYMYRDGQFVYSLLTDPTGQYVYICTPDTYTYPDYWDYNYPQSFLQGTVLEDDMIAVCGFKVPLGNEDELFWFAEEEQLDNYSVNKPLDLSVALQRSDQLMNMNLETFSQMFEESIYYQREQPLDFSGYKLQKLKVDFRPEKEMEWHSEEPPLTLDLRVHSRVASSGRLKDDALPKHPDRTPAVSVSESGQSRRFGFHIFQSSAKPEPSPASQSVTEVKTTGEDKKPPLNKVASLFSALGGLMGKGLEAHETVEDTAVKNGESGVLGHKNDALPATPPRKTGEDMQNQQRTEHGQERKERGRLVKSVRDEKPMISQKKPQLVRSSSQLSQGPVDSKTSQLDKSVKPAPLPSQQKPKVGEDEPKKTQPAPSQAPPEAEGTLFKSALKILSLGEDSSTTAAPNKSQGPGFFDFFKTQVNKAPQPPPAPQANLTKNEAEKKTPQEKVEPPGISSFFGSIGDLFKVDAAPAPPSATAPPKSGTHPSLKPNDNADQRSREPSKSGTPAPQIPVEQAGGEAAKRPTVSKEEQHGKVGKEAAQVKKDTPTAGNAEPQPPMQAGPRMDQANRSPGQRGHGPAVAPGPQGHAGAVPGKTQPGKASQPPPRDSGFSLPFGLSQAAPSKPLQAQQPAGKSIFSSFFSAPEKAPAPAPAAPNAKPPEVEGLFKMPSFLSGGPSAKKSVPQSSSSFSFFNLTSFLDDKPPAAAPEKGNIEKPPQQQASNLGKPPQQQADTKPSMKQCVSVDSGIGLGKQQGLKDKETATGIIEAVLGKQEAVDPAHKASELKTPAAEHAAASASEVKNEVEIPLVASKPPDDGTDREDHSVCPDPGSQVPTLQEDTAPSLLETPQPEEQLQDNAEKSDGLVVSSEKEFVPSGGSETSEKAEPSSVRDETPVALEPSPAPGDFSQEVVPEEEPSVPEVKPLEPKQPDRTPNAAGEQQAQGQRPLSKMAAATPNLQEKPKEPEGDKSVLDSSVEMFSSFMTKMKPTKTLSGFFSQPQTPAAPSAQKRSTSFFGLSSLPTGPPPAFTSDLFGIFKGAADETLSKPAGKTAGTSKPQEMSSRAKEAVGPGLAKQDKASRDELLGPNAGSVLKQPDQTSRAEPTEKEASSDLRQDAPSALAEENLGKECTAELEAESSGRPEHGLEPSLNASETLDSSRDQGPGVVQLDTNLLALDEAGKAAPCSQEVRDAVETATAVLQDKSEGPVEHLENGAVPAVEEQPSPAWETDVGQMDLDSTCELEPKVGEADEHLKLSEPTNTSLTTEEVAIKNEADVAICPPDTFGTLEMEPKAAADEAHDLLHQDMEKLPEIKPDLPPEQKEPLTISEAASEAAPLKSSLAGKSKPASVPTEASSTKPMFEIPSMPTLPKFGFMSSADSSKPFGSFFSAQPPSASKPAPEPGLMSSFNKFSSSLFGGGSDEKAGKVEGAPGAVFGKKLDFSFPWQKDAKEAGLKKEPDVPTPKASSKQEVAPISSSRLDSKAPETVSKAEEQAMDVTSGDGSPNLSASDQPADSAADADLSSKQPDSKGNECLDGPTPDIPLVPNKELELEVSRETEDEPSTISSEPPGLPLEEPAEGATQVQDEVEQKESVPCPETETLATGLQSAEQSSPEPLRKKRPVAQTA, encoded by the exons CTTTTGAAGACCACGATAGTGCTGTGGATGACAGAGACAGCGACTACCGCAGTGAGACCAGCAACAGCCTTCCTCCCCAATACCACACCACCTCGCAGCCCAATGCTTCGGCGCACCAGTTCCCCGTGGCTTCCCGTCTGCAGCAGCAGGGGGTCCCCCGAGAGTGCTGTGTGGAGTCCCTGCACAGCTATGATTTGGATTACCACGAACGAGCAGCCATCAG ACCAGGATCTTTAGTTAGCAATGGGAAAGTCAGGATCATTCCATTTGATTACGAAGTTGGCCAAGAACAGGAAGAGTGTGAAGAGAACTATGAGGAATTAGGCAAACAGTTAATAGaagattttttagaaaaaagtcACAGGACCAGAAGTTCACAGGGACGAAAGAGCCCCAGGCTCTCGAAAAGGGAGAACTTTGGCCATCATGAAAAAGCAAGATACTCACGGAAGGCTTGCCCAGAATCAGGAAATCCCGATGTTCCTTGCTATCCAGAGGAATATGACACAATAGacaggagaagaaagaagaagctgAGATATAACAATTTTGAAGAATGCGAGCGAACTATACTGCAAAGCAGTGGTAACCGGAGATTTTCTTCAGGCAGCATTAAAGCAAGAACTGAACATAACCTATATCCTGATTATGATGAAACTGAGAAATGGGGCATCAGCCCCATTGAAAGTGAAGAACAGTTACCGGAATATCCAGTTTTGCGTCCATACAAGAATGGCCTTCTAGTCAAGAGTGGCAAGTTGTCCGCTAACCAACGTGCAAAGCATGACTCAGGATCAGTCCATTTTGATGGTGAAAATGAGATCCATTCAGAACAGCCAGCTCCCTCTTTTGTGCCATTGGGTGCCCTTAAAGAGTTTGGCAGCTGTTCATCCGGCGTACTCCTGTACTCCCCAGCTtcggatgatgatgatgatgaaatggaAGAAATAGCAATACTTTCCCAAGCATGGCGTGAATCCAGTGTTCGCCATGTTGGAGACCTTACTGACGTCCGTACTGGAAGTGCCATATCCCTGTTACCAAGGGACAAAAACTCACATAGGACGAGAGGAGGAAAGCACGGCTTTCTTAAGCAAGACTTGACCCTCTCTCCTGTTGAAGAGCCGACGGAAGAATATGTGGACACAATGGATGAACTGCAGTGCTTGGTTGAAACTGTGTCTGAATACTTAGCTGAAAAAGAGGAGGAGATTAGCAAATTTGAAACCCTTCCTGTGAGCAGAAACGCAAGCGATTGTGCCTCTCCCAAACTGGCCGGTGCTGATAAGTTGGCGGAGGAAAGTGCCCCTTTGGAGCAGGCCaagccagctgcttctgctgcagagGAGAGCGAGGGCAGCAAAGGCATAACAGAAGCATTGCCAGACTTGTCTGGGGTGAAGAACACCGTCAGCTCCTTATTTAGTTCTTTCACCGAAAAAGTGGGCTCAGGAACAAAGCACTTAACAGCCTCAGTGGAAAAACTTGTATCTCCCACCCCAGAGAAACCTGAAGCCCCTGGTCAATCTGAGGGAGGCATCACAAGTCTATTTTCAAGTAAGCCCAAGTCTGAGGGTGCCTCTCCAGAACTGAAAGCAGAAAGCAAACTGGATGCCAAGCTGTCCATGGCACCTTCTCCTTCTGTGACCCAGAGTAGATGTGAGCGAGAAGCTGGTGATGCCAAGGCCagcatcccagaaaaggtggCAGGAGATGACAAGGCTCCTCCAAGTGCCCAGGATGCTTCCGCAAATGCTGCCCCATCCTCTTCTCTGGACCCCAGCTCAGTCGTGAACTCCGTCTTTGGCATGTTCAACCCTTTGAAAATCTTCTCGGAAAAGGAAGCACCGAAAAAAGAGACTGCAAAACAGGAGGAGGCTGTGAAGGTGGAAGCCACGCAGGCCAGTGCTTCTGAAGCCAAGGCAAGTGGGAAGGCAGCTGAAGGCAGCGCGGGAAAACCCACCAACATCGGGCCTCCCGAAACGAGCAAGAGCGAGGCAGAAGCGAGCGCAAGCAGCGGCCCCGTATCCTCCATCTTTGGCAAGCTGTCGAGCTCCGTTAGTTCTTTCAGCTTGAAATCCAGTTTTGAGAGTCTGGCTGTTCCCAAGCAGCCAAGTGGCCCACAGAAGGCTTCTGATGCGCCGCCGCATGCCACAAGTCAGCCAGATAAAGTTGCTAAAGAACACCCAGACATGCCGAGAAATCCGCCACCTGCAGGGAAAGTGCCGGAAAGCAAGCCAAGTGAAGCCAAGAAGGAGACTGGTAACGCTCCGCCGTTGGGGCAGGGGGAACCACCTGAGAGCTTTTTCAGTCCACTTAAGAAATCCTTCAGCCAGTTGCTGCTCCCTTCTTCTGCTCCTGAAACTGTGCCAAAGGAGCCACCAGCGGGCTTGGGGAAAAGTCACCGTTCTGAAGATGATGTCAGGAAAACGAGCTCCGCAAGCAGCGAGCCCAATTTCCCTTTCACCGGTAAGCTCCAGGTTCCCTTTTTGAGCGGTTTTGGCTTTTCAGACAAACCACCGCAGGATAACAAAGAGAAGCCAGGAATTTTCACTTCATTCTTGAAAGCTGCTTCtgtggaaaacttgacagcttcaAAAGATCAAACTGCCCCACCGAGTTTTAGTGACAAGCCACTAAAGGCTGAAGAGGGTCACAAAAGCAGCAACTTGGAAGCTGCCAAAATGGACTCGTCAAAGTCTCAGGCGGTTCCTGAGGCACCACAGAGAAAAGAGGAGCCGACAAGGAAGAAAGAAACCAGTAAAGAAGATGGTCTGGGTGCACCAAAAAGTGGAGATAAAAACCAGGGTGGCTCAGACACTTCAAAAATTGCACACATGGATCAGGATAACAAACACATGGGTGCTCTGGATCACAAAGATTCAAAATGCAGGGGGGAGCTGGCAGCCCCCACAAAAGAATCTGACTTAAATACTACAGCAGGAAAGCCAGTGCTTCCTGGTGGAATCAGAGAGGACAAGGTAATGGATGATACTCAGAAGAAGGCCCCACAGCCAGGCCAGGGTTTGCTCTCGGGCCTCTTCCGCCGGGCGTCTTCAGACCACATCACCCATAATTTGGAAGAGCCAAATGTTAAAAATGAAACGGACAGCCAGAAGAGCAGATCAGCTGGCTTACTTTCTGGATTATTTAGGTTTGCTTCAAGTGAAAACGTGTCCGAAAGTATGCCAGATAAGGCAAAATCAGGCTCTTTGGGCATCATGAAGTTTTTTGAGAGGAGCGAAGAGACTAGTTCTGGTGACAAGTCCATTGGCTCACATGTGACTCCCGGTGCCCAAGAAAGCACTGGGGGGAAACAGGAGACGGGCAGGTTCATAAAGAACGTCATGCAGAGGCCAAATGAAAAATCGGAGGAGGGAGTGACCGAGACTGCGAAGGCAAATGGTCATTTGCCTCACCTGGAACTGAGCAAAATGGACAATGGACATGGTCCCCTCCCTTGGCAACCCGTCTCTCAGAATGCTTTAAGCTCACAGCCAAAGATACAAGTCTTATCGGGGCAGCCAACCCTTTATAGACAACCTACGGATTCCAATATTTATCAAGCAGTTCTCAACGAAAGGTCAAATGAATTTCTCAATTCTTCTTTACAGAGTGCTAAACTGTATGGCCACTCAGAGCAGCATCTTGCTCTTGAGGAAACAAGAAGCCCCTCTAGCTTGGACTGGGAATACGATGCAGGAGCATTTTCTCTTCATGCCCACCAGGTTTCCTTGCCCGTTTACTACGTCTTGCAGCAGAATTCTGTCCCACTGGCTGAGTTTCTGGAATGGCCAGACTCTAATGATGCCGTGGTGAACTTGTGCAAAAAAGATGGCAATGCCAATGTCGTGGATTGGAGGTCAAATGCGAATTTTGATGCCCTGAGCGTAGATTTCAGTGTCATGTCACACGAATCGTTTGATCAGTTAGACTTACAAGATTTCAGTCTAGAAGAAACTGAAATGTGGGCAACTCATTCTCTGAATGGAAACTTTCCTCCATTTGATGACTTCAGCTGTATTTTGGAAGAGATGCCCATGGACTTAAGCTATTCGTCGGCATGTGATGGCAATATGTGGACCTTAATTGATCAGGAGTCCTTGAGCCTGGAAGGCAGTTTTGTCTATTCCTCTTACAGCCAGGAGTACCAGGACTGGCTGATGCTGCTTGAGAAGGGCGTGTGGTGGCCATCGGAAGATGGTGATTGTGGATATTACATGTACAGGGACGGCCAGTTTGTTTATTCTCTGCTCACCGACCCCACTGGGCAGTATGTCTATATTTGCACTCCTGACACTTACACCTACCCAGACTACTGGGATTATAATTATCCACAGAGCTTTTTGCAGGGCACTGTCTTGGAAGATGACATGATTGCCGTTTGCGGTTTCAAAGTGCCTCTTGGTAATGAAGACGAGTTATTCTGGTTTGCTGAAGAGGAGCAATTGGATAATTACTCTGTAAACAAACCACTTGATTTGTCTGTAGCTCTGCAGAGAAGTGATCAACTTATGAACATGAATTTAGAGACCTTTTCGCAGATGTTTGAGGAGTCCATTTATTACCAGAGAGAGCAGCCTCTAGACTTTTCAGGGTACAAACTTCAAAAACTCAAAGTCGACTTTAGGCCTgagaaagaaatggagtggcaCTCAGAAGAGCCTCCCCTCACACTTGACCTTAGAGTTCACTCCAGGGTGGCTTCCAGTGGGAGGCTAAAAGATGATGCTCTACCCAAACATCCAGACAGGACCCCAGCTGTGAGTGTTTCCGAAAGTGGACAGTCACGGCGGTTTGGTTTCCATATATTCCAATCTTCTGCCAAGCCCGAGCCTTCACCGGCATCTCAGAGTGTTACAGAAGTCAAGACCACTGGAGAAGATAAAAAGCCACCTCTGAATAAAGTGGCATCTTTATTCTCTGCTTTGGGTGGCCTGATGGGTAAGGGTTTGGAAGCACATGAGACAGTGGAAGACACGGCTGTGAAGAATGGAGAATCAGGGGTGTTGGGACACAAAAACGACGCTCTTCCAGCTACGCCACCCAGGAAAACAGGAGAGGATATGCAAAACCAGCAGCGCACTGAGCATGggcaagagagaaaagagaggggcAGATTAGTTAAGTCTGTTAGGGATGAAAAGCCAATGATTTCTCAGAAAAAGCCTCAGCTGGTGAGGTCTTCCTCTCAGCTAAGCCAGGGTCCCGTGGACAGCAAGACCAGTCAGCTGGATAAAAGCGTTAAGCCTGCTCCCCTCCCAAGTCAACAAAAACCCAAAGTGGGTGAGGATGAACCCAAGAAAACCCAGCCAGCCCCCAGCCAAGCGCCCCCAGAGGCTGAGGGCACATTGTTTAAAAGTGCTCTCAAGATTCTTAGCCTGGGAGAAGACTCCTCCACAACGGCAGCACCCAATAAAAGTCAAGGCCCCGGGTTTTTTGATTTCTTTAAAACGCAGGTCAACAAAGCCCCACAGCCACCGCCAGCACCCCAAGCAAATCTGACGAAAAATGAAGCCGAGAAGAAAACGCCTCAGGAGAAAGTGGAGCCCCCAGGCATTTCGTCCTTCTTTGGTTCCATAGGGGATCTTTTCAAAGTCGATGCAGCCCCTGCCCCACCAAGTGCTACTGCTCCACCAAAGAGTGGAACCCACCCCTCACTGAAGCCGAATGACAACGCGGACCAGCGTAGCAGAGAGCCAAGCAAGAGCGGCACTCCTGCCCCTCAAATCCCTGTGGAGCAGGCTGGTGGGGAAGCTGCCAAGAGGCCCACAGTCTCTAAGGAAGAACAGCATGGGAAAGTAGGCAAGGAAGCTGCTCAAGTGAAGAAGGACACCCCCACCGCAGGGAATGCAGAACCCCAGCCTCCCATGCAGGCAGGCCCTCGAATGGACCAAGCAAATCGCTCTCCAGGGCAGCGTGGCCATGGACCAGCTGTTGCACCGGGACCGCAAGGCCATGCAGGAGCCGTACCTGGTAAAACTCAGCCAGGAAAAGCCAGTCAGCCACCACCCAGGGATTCTGGGTTTAGCCTGCCTTTTGGCTTATCGCAGGCGGCACCTTCGAAGCCTCTGCAGGCACAGCAGCCGGCTGGCAAGAGcatcttctcctccttcttcagtGCCCCCGAGAAAGcccctgccccagccccagcAGCTCCTAATGCCAAGCCCCCAGAAGTAGAGGGTCTGTTCAAGATGCCTTCTTTCCTGTCCGGAGGGCCCAGCGCAAAGAAAAGTGTGCCTCAGAGCAGCTCCAGCTTCAGCTTTTTCAACCTGACCTCCTTCCTGGATGACAAGCCACCGGCAGCTGCTCCTGAAAAGGGGAATATTGAAAAGCCACCTcagcagcaagcaagcaacctGGGAAAGCCGCCTCAACAGCAAGCAGACACAAAGCCATCTATGAAGCAGTGTGTTTCTGTTGACTCTGGCATTGGACTTGGCAAGCAGCAGGGCTTGAAGGATAAAGAGACAGCGACTGGTATTATAGAAGCAGTACTTGGAAAGCAAGAGGCTGTTGACCCGGCCCACAAGGCAAGTGAGTTAAAAACTCCTGCGGCTGAGCATGCTGCGGCAAGTGCTTCAGAAGTGAAGAATGAGGTAGAGATACCTTTAGTGGCCAGTAAACCTCCTGATGATGGTACAGATAGAGAAGACCACTCAGTCTGTCCTGATCCTGGCTCTCAGGTCCCTACGCTGCAGGAAGACACTGCACCTTCCCTTCTGGAGACTCCACAACCAGAGGAGCAGCTGCAAGACAATGCAGAAAAGAGTGATGGTCTTGTGGTGTCTTCTGAGAAGGAATTTGTTCCTTCAGGTGGGAGCGAGACTTCTGAAAAGGCAGAGCCCAGTTCAGTTCGTGATGAGACTCCTGTGGCTCTTGAGCCATCTCCTGCTCCTGGAGACTTTTCACAGGAGGTTGTACCTGAAGAAGAACCAAGCGTCCCTGAAGTCAAGCCCCTGGAGCCCAAGCAGCCTGATAGGACCCCAaatgctgcaggagagcagcaggcTCAGGGCCAAAGACCTCTCTCTAAAATGGCAGCAGCAACACCTAACCTGCAGGAGAAACCTAAAGAACCTGAGGGGGACAAATCAGTTCTCGATTCCTCAGTTGAAATGTTTTCCAGCTTCATGACGAAAATGAAACCAACCAAGACATTATCTGGCTTCTTTTCCCAGCCTCAGACTCCAGCAGCTCCTAGTGCACAAAAGAGAAGCACTTCGTTTTTTGGCCTTTCCTCCCTGCCAACTGGGCCTCCCCCAGCATTTACAAGTGATCTCTTTGGCATTTTTAAAGGAGCAGCAGATGAGACCCTTTCAAAGCCTGCAGGGAAGACCGCAGGCACTTCAAAACCCCAGGAAATGAGCTCCAGGGCAAAGGAGGCTGTGGGCCCAGGTCTTGCAAAACAAGATAAAGCCTCTAGGGACGAACTTTTAGGGCCAAATGCCGGCAGTGTTTTGAAACAACCAGACCAAACCTCTAGGGCTGAACCTACAGAGAAAGAAGCTAGCAGTGACTTGAGACAAGATGCCCCTTCTGCTTTAGCAGAAGAGAATTTAGGAAAAGAATGTACGGCAGAATTGGAAGCTGAAAGCAGCGGAAGACCTGAACATGGTCTAGAACCCTCCCTTAATGCTTCAGAAACTTTAGACTCAAGTAGGGATCAGGGCCCTGGAGTGGTACAGCTGGACACAAACTTACTGGCATTGGATGAAGCAGGGAAGGCTGCTCCGTGTAGTCAAGAGGTACGTGATGCAGTTGAGACAGCCACAGCGGTACTGCAGGATAAGAGTGAAGGGCCTGTGGAGCACTTGGAAAATGGTGCTGTGCCTGCTGTTGAAGAGCAACCAAGCCCGGCATGGGAAACGGACGTTGGCCAAATGGATTTGGACAGTACATGTGAGCTGGAACCCAAGGTTGGCGAGGCAGATGAACACCTGAAACTGTCAGAACCGACGAATACTTCACTAACCACTGAAGAAGTAGCTATAAAGAATGAGGCAGATGTTGCTATTTGCCCACCAGACACGTTTGGGACCCTGGAGATGGAACCCAAAGCTGCTGCAGATGAGGCCCATGACTTGCTCCATCAGGATATGGAAAAGCTCCCTGAAATAAAACCTGATCTTCCTCCTGAGCAGAAAGAGCCTCTAACCATCAGCGAAGCAGCCTCAGAAGCTGCTCCCTTGAAAAGCAGTTTGGCTGGTAAGAGCAAGCCAGCCAGTGTTCCTACAGAGGCCAGCAGCACCAAGCCCATGTTTGAAATTCCAAGCATGCCCACTTTGCCCAAATTTGGCTTCATGTCCTCCGCAGACAGCAGCAAGCCATTTGGCTCCTTCTTCTCTGCGCAGCCGCCTTCAGCAAGCAAGCCTGCACCTGAGCCAGGCCTCATGTCCAGCTTCAACAAGTTTTCCTCAAGTCTGTTTGGTGGAGGAAGTGATGAGAAAGCAGGTAAAGTAGAGGGCGCTCCGGGTGCTGTGTTTGGAAAGAAGCTGGACTTCTCATTTCCGTGGCAGAAAGATGCCAAGGAGGCGGGTCTCAAGAAGGAACCAGATGTGCCAACACCAAAAGCTTCCTCCAAACAGGAGGTGGCCCCAATTTCTTCATCCAGACTAGATTCGAAGGCACCAGAAACGGTCTCCAAAGCTGAGGAACAAGCAATGGATGTGACCAGTGGTGACGGGAGCCCAAACCTCTCTGCCTCCGATCAGCCGGCTGACAGTGCTGCTGATGCAGACCTTTCTTCTAAGCAGCCCGACAGCAAGGGCAACGAATGCTTAGATGGTCCCACGCCTGACATCCCACTTGTGCCCAACAAGGAGCTGGAGCTTGAGGTCTCCAGAGAAACGGAAGACGAGCCAAGCACCATTTCCAGCGAGCCTCCTGGGCTCCCTTTggaggaaccagcagaaggcgCCACGCAGGTTCAGGATGAAGTAGAGCAGAAGGAAAGTGTCCCTTGTCCAGAAACGGAAACACTTGCTACTGGACTGCAGTCGGCGGAGCAGAGTAGCCCTGAGCCACTCAGGAAGAAAAGGCCAGTAGCCCAAACAGCATGA